Below is a window of Lacibacter sp. H407 DNA.
GTTTAGTGTAAACAACTCGCCGTTCTTTGGTAAAGATGGAAAGTTTGTTACCAGTCGCCACTTGCGTGACAGGTTAATGAAAGAAACTGAAAAGAACTTAGCACTTCGTGTAACAGATAGTGAAGATGGTGATAGTTTGATGGTGTATGGTCGTGGTATTCTTCACCTTGGTATCTTAATTGAAACCATGCGCAGAGAAGGATATGAATTAACTGTTGGTCAACCACAGGTAATTACCAAAGAGATCAATGGTAAAAAATGTGAGCCGTATGAAACATTGGTAGTAGATGTGCCGCAGGAATTTGCCAGTAAAGTAATTGATCTTGTTACACGCCGTAAAGGTGAAATGCTGATCATGGAAACCAAAGGTGAAATGCAGCATCTGGAATTTGAAATTCCATCAAGAGGATTGATCGGATTGCGTACACAAATGCTCACGGCAACAACAGGTGAAGCAGTAATGGCGCATCGCTTTAATGAATACAAACCATGGAAAGGAAATATTCCCGGAAGAAATAATGGTGTGTTGATTTCAAAAAACACTGCGAAAACAACCGGTTATTCGATTGATAAATTACAGGACCGTGGTACGTTCTTTGTTGACCCTGCTGAAGAAGTGTATGCAGGACAAATCATTGCAGAAAATATTAAACCGGGCGATCTGGTTGTAAATGCAACGGAACCAAAAAAGTTGACCAACCACCGTGCAAGCGGAACGGATGATGCAACTCGTATGGCTCCAAAAACATTGATGACATTGGAAGAGTGTATGGAATACATTCAGTTTGATGAGTGTATTGAAGTAACGCCTAATTTCATCCGTATGCGGAAAGTGATTCTTGATGAAGAGGAACGTAAAAAACAATCAAAATCGATGAACGCTCAAATGGCGTAATAAAAAGATACATGCAAAGACCCGATCAATTGATCGGGTCTTTTTTATTTTATAAGCTGCAGAAATTCTTTATCCTTCCACACGTTTTATATCTGCACCTAATTTTCGCAAACGTTCATCGATGTATTGATAACCTCTGTCGATTTGTTCAATGTTTTGAATTGTACTTTTTCCTTCGGCACTTAACGCTGCAATCAACAATGCCTGTCCGGCACGAATGTCGGGACTGCTCATCGTAATTCCTCTTAACTTCTGTTCACGTTCTAAACCAATAACAACTGCACGGTGTGGATCGCATAAAATGATCTGTGCACCCATGTCAATCAGTTTATCAACAAAGAACAGTCGGCTTTCAAACATTTTTTGATGAATGAGTACGCTGCCTTTTGCCTGTATAGCAGTAACAAGTACAATACTTAACAGATCGGGTGTAAAGCCCGGCCATGGGTGATCGTAAATGGTTAACACGCCTCCGTCAAAATAACGTTGCACTTCATACATTTCCTGTTCTGGAATATGTATATCATCACCATCAATGTTTAGTTGAATCCCGAGCTGACGAAATTTTTCAGGAATAATTCCAAGTTGATCAACACCTGCACCTTTGATCGTAATGTCGCTCTGCGTCATAGCGGCAAGACCAATGAACGAACCAACTTCGATCATATCCGGTAAAATACGGTGAGCTGTTCCACCTAAATAATCAACACCTTCAATAGTAAGCAGGTTGCTTCCAACGCCACTGATCTTTGCACCCATGCGGTTGAGCATGGCACACAACTGCTGAATATATGGTTCACATGCAGCATTGTAAATAGTGGTAGTGCCCGTGGCCATACTGGCGGCCATTACAATATTTGCGGTGCCTGTTACAGATGGTTCATCGAGTAACATATCAACTCCTTTTAATTCAGCAGTTGTTAAATGGAAGAAACCATCTTCAGGATGATAATTAAAATCGGCACCTAATTTTTCAAATCCAATGATGTGTGTATCTAATCTTCGTCTGCCAATTTTATCGCCACCCGGTTTTGGAATAAATGCTTTTTGATAACGGGCCAGTAATGGTCCTGCCAGCATAACGCTTCCACGCAATCGTCCACTTTTCTTTTTAAACGCTTCACCGTGCAGATAATCAATATCAATATCATCAGCTTGAAAAATACAGGTGTCACGTTGTGGCCGTTCGATCTTCACATGCATATCGCCCAGCAGTTCAATGAGCAGATTTACATCTACAATATCAGGGATATTTGTAATGGTTACTTTCTCTGGTGTAAGCAATACTGCACTGATAATTTGCAGTGCTTCATTTTTTGCACCTTGAGGAACAATTTCACCGTTTAATTTTTTTCCACCTCTAACTTCAAAAGAATGCATGTGTTGAATTTAATGATTCGGAAAGCAAGGTAATAAGAGTTGTTGCGTGTAGCAAATTCTGATTGGAAGATGACAGACACAAACAACAAAAAATAAAAGGCTGATAAGTTTAAACTTATCAGCCTTTGCAATGATATCTAAAAAGATCAATAGCGTTTTTTAAATTTACCGCCACCACCGCCGCCGCCACGATTGTCACGCCCGCTACCACCACGGTTATCTCTTCCGCCACCACTTCCACTGCGTTGTTGGAAATGCTTTTTAAATTTACCGCCACCGCTGCCGCCACGGTTTTCTCTGAAATCATCGCTCGGACGATACTGGCGTACAAAAGGCCGGTTATTGAATTCCAGTTCGCCTTTGGTAATGGCACTTAGTTCAGCTTGTATGGCATCATCATGAATATTTTCTTTATGCCAGTTATTGTAAGAAAGCTTCATGTAATAAGCAATGGCATTTGCAAAGCCCTGTTTCTTTTCAGGATTCTCTTCTTTCAACGCCTTATCAATAACGATCTCAATATTTTTTCCCAAGTGGTTCAAACGAGGGTAGCGTTTGGGGTAAGGTAAAGGTTCCGGCTTTGCTTTTAATGATTCACGAGTGGGGATAGGGTAAGGGCTTTCAACATCTAACTTAAAATCAGAGATGAGGAATAAATGATCCCATAGTTTATGACGGAAATCTTCCACATTTTTCAAATGCGGATTCAGAAAACCCATTAATTCAATCACCACATACGCCTGTTCCTGGCGTTTCGATCTGTCTTCAATGGTCAGGATATGATCAACCATTTTCTGAATATGTCGTCCATATTCACGAATGGTTAAATGATTCCTTGTTGTATTATATTCCATAGTTGTAAAAGCAAATGTAAGCAAAGGGATGATAAAAAAAGCTGCCCTTTTGGGGCAGCTGGTTCCAGTGGTAAACTATGACTATCGAAAAACTTATTGTTTCACTATTTTTTCTGTGGTGATCTCGTTCCCGTCAATGATTTGAAGCAGGTACATTCCACTGGTAATTGCTCCGGTTTGCAAAAGGTTAAATCCTGTGCTTGTTTTGCCGTTCGCTAAGGCACGTCCGCTCATATCCAGGATCCGCCAGTTGTAAGAGCCATTGCTGTTAATAGCAACTTCATTCTTGTTGATTATATTAGTTACTACATCGAATTTTGAACTGTTGCCAACTTCACGTAATGCTACCACATTTGAGTAGTATTTTAATTGTGAAGCAGTGGTTACAAATAATCGATAGAAGACTGTTTTCTTTTCAGTTGGCTGATGGTCGAAGCGTGTTCTGCTGCTGTTTACTGATTGTAAACTGGTGAAGCTGCTTCCTGTTGTTGATGTTTCCACCACGATTGATTCAATCGGTTCATCGGCAATGATGTTCCAGTTTAATTCATGTTTGTTGTTAACCGCCTTACCGGTAAGTTTCATACTTTGAATGGGTAAGGTTGAAGGTAATGCTGCACCGCTGACTACATAATCGCCCAACATACCATAGTTGGAAACATTTGTATTAGCAGCGTTACTGAGTTTTAAGTAGTACGTGCCCGGTGTAAACATACTGTCAATAGATACACCTAATGTTGAAGCAGGGTTGTATGACATAAGCTCGTTACCTCTGTCATTTAAAATAGATAACTGAAGATCTACATTCGGCTTTGTAGTTCCTGATGGAGCCGGATTTGCAGTCATTTGATAGCGTGATGCTTCAGTAATATCAATGCGAAAAATATCTACGTCATCAGAAGTATTGATCTCACTTTCTACTGTGAATGATTTAGTGGCTGGTGTTGGAGAATTCAAAGGCGCACCCGATGTCATTGAAACCTGTGTTGAAGTTCGGTGTGTGTTACCTACAGAATCAACTTTTAATCCAAAACCATTTGTTGAATTCGAAAGTATTGCAAGGTCGTCCTGTAATTTACTGCAACCTTGTGTGGTTGTTCCTTTATGCCATAAGGTAAGTGTTTTGCCATAGCTGTTGCCCATAATAGGTGCCCAGCTTGTTGTGCCTGAACCAGAGCCAGGGTTGTATTCATATACGAAGTTGCAATTCGCATCGTACAATGTTTGGTGATTCAAGCCAAGTGTATGGCCTGTTTCATGTGAAGATGCTTCACCAATATTTTTTTCATTATAGCCCAACAGATTCGCAAATACAAAACCGGGAATTTCAAGACCCCAGGTAAAGCAATTGAGGTAAGCTACACCACCGGCACTGCCGTACCAGCTGCTGTAAGCGGTAATAATGATACGTTGCCGTTTGTTGATGGGGGCTGCAAAATATGCAGTAGAGTCTGTTGTAATATTTAAGTTGAACGGACTGAAGTCTTCTGCAATTTGGTAAAACGCAGTAGTGATTTTTTCAGTTGACAAACCTGATGGCGTGGCATAAAAGCGTGTGCCGCCATTCCAATAAGGAGTTTGTACGGTGTGTCCGTCAAAATCAAGAAAAATGGTTGCGCTTGCACTTGGGTTGCTGCTGAGTTTTGGCACCTGTGCGGTTGCGTTGAAAGCTGTTGCTATAATAGCAACAAGGCTTAGGAATAGAGTACGTGTCATAGTATTGGATTTTAAAAGGATATAAAATTACCTGCTGGAACAAGTAGAAATTAATCGGCGAGCATGTTTGAAACCTGGTGTTTGTTCCAACTATAGTTTCCGGTTACGGAATCTTTTTCCATCATCAGCATATCGCTATGCTTTTTGCTGAGCATAATACCACGAAACGTGATAGAATGATCAGGCAATGTGATTTTTGAAATGGAAAGTAAAAGACCCGGACGGTCGGTTGATTGAATGGTAACAGTTGTAAGACCAGGTGCATCGCTGGTGATAGCAGTTACTTCACCTTTGAAACGAAAACCGTTGGTTACAACGAGATCAACCTGTTGATTCAAACGATAGTTCATCACATCGTGAATGAAGTTTTGTGATGGTGCAAACCTGCTGGCTACTGTATTGAACATTGCCGGTTTACCATCATGCTTCTGACGACCTGATTCAAACTTAAGTTCTTGAGAATAGGAGAGAATGGAGAATGTACTGCACACGAGTACAAAGACTAGCTTCTTCATAGAATACGTTTTAGGATATTGAATACTGGATTACGAAACAAATGTATAGTGAAGCTTTAAACTACGCAATAGGTGTTTCCCTATAAAAAAAAATAGACCCCGCTGGAAAGCGGGGTCGTTTACCCAAAATCCACATTGTAAAACCATCAATGTATCCTGACTCTTCCCTGTTGCGAAAGAATTATTTGTAAATTATAAATAATTAACGAACAACTATTTACAATATTATTTTTAACTATAAGAACTTCTAATAAATAGCAATTACTGTTCCAAACTTTCTCCCTGTTTCATTTTTTTTCCAGAGGGTAAAAGATTCTTCAAAAATTAGGTGAAAATGCTTAAAACCCGTACCGTAAATTCTACATTTTCACCCCGAAACGGACCTGTATCAATGCCCAAAAAAGCTAGTTTGTAGCTGTAAAAGTAATTGCACTTATTAAAAAAAACAATCGTACTTCTTTTGAATAAATGCTTGGGAAATCAACGTTTCTTCTGCACGATTTGCTGATAATTAAGACCAGGCACTCTTATTTGTTGAATAACAAGGAACTATACGGCACAAAATATTTCACACCTACCTTTGCGTTCTCATATGGTGATTGCAATAAATACAAAAGCGTTGCTTCCGGGGAAAATGGAGGGCTATGGTTATTATATTGAAGAAATTTTTTCCCGCATTGCCATCCGCCATCCGGAACATCAGTTTTATTTCCTGTTCGACCGGCCATTTGATCAGCGATTTGTTTACGCTACTAATATCCAACCGGTTATAGTTAATCCGCAGGCCCGGTTGCCTATTTTATGGCAGCTATGGTATAACTGGAAGTTACCTGCTGTACTTCGAAAAATAAAAGCAGATGTATTTGTGAGTCCGGATGGATTTTGCTCGTTACGGACAAAAGTGCCGCAATGTCTTGTTGTTCACGATCTGGCTTTTTTACACTATCCACACTTCATCAACAAACCACATCTCCGGTTTTACAAAAAATATACCGGGCGTTTTCTTGAAAAAGCGAAGCTGGTCGTGACCGTTTCTGCGTTCTCAAAAAACGATATCATCAGCCATTATCCAATAAAACCCGATAAGATCCATATTGCCGGTAATGCGCCAAATGTTGTTTTTCAACCATTGGAATTTGAAGAAAAGGAACGAATAAAGGAGCGTTACAGCGCTGGTTGCGAGTACTTTATTTACACAGGCTCAGTTCATCCCCGCAAAAACCTCATCAACCTGCTCAAAGCTTTTTCGCAGTTCAAAAAGTGGCAACGGAGCAATATGAAGCTGGTGATTGCAGGGCGACTTGCCTGGAAAACGGATGAATTCACCAAACTTCTTTCCACGTTTAAGTTCAGGAACGATGTTATACTTACTGGATATCTTGAAAAAAAGGAGCTGGCTGCATTGGTTGCATCGGCCTATGCAATGGTTTATCCATCTTTTTTTGAAGGATTTGGCGTGCCTCCTCTCGAAGCACTTCAATGCCATGTGCCAGCTATTGTTTCCAACAACAGTGCAATGCCTGAAGTGGGTGGTGATGCTTACTTATATATTGACCCTGAACGGGTAGATGATATGGCTGAGAAAATGCTGCTGATCTATAAAGATGAAGCCTTGAGAAGCCGGTTGATTGAAAACGGAAAAAAGCGATTGCCTCAGTTTAGTTGGGATGCTGCTGCCGAAAAAATGTGGAGCTGTATTGAGCTGGCTGCAGTTACTGAATAACTTACCTTTGCCGCACAAATTTACGTATGCATAAAAGTAATATTTCAATTGACGTTTACCTGGACGATCAGAAAGTGCCCGAACAAATTAAGTGGAAAGCCAGCGACAGTAATGCAGATATGGAACAGGTAGCTAAAGCTATGATGGTTGCATTTTGGGATGGTGCCGATAAATCGGCATTGCGGATCGATCTCTGGACGAAAGAAATGATGGTTGATGAAATGGCCGATTTTTATTATCAATTATTGATGACGATGGCCGACACATTTAATCGTGCTACCAATCAACCACAGTTGAGCGAAGAAATGAAGGCATTTGCAAAAGACTTCATGCAAAAATTCAAGAAAGAGCAATTAAAACAAAATCAATAATTAACGATGAGTCTTGAAACACAGATCATGGCACAGATGAAAGATGCCATGAAAGCAAAAGATGAAGCAGGTTTACGTGGCTTACGTGCAATTAAAGCAGCTATCCTGTTGGCAAAAACTTCCGGCGGAAGTGGCGAACTTACAAGTGATGATGAAGTAAAGCTGTTGCAGAAATTAGTAAAGCAGCGAAAAGATTCGTTGGATATTTATCGTCAGCAAAACCGTGCTGATCTTGCGCAGAAAGAAGAAGAAGAAATTGCGATCATTGAGAAATTTTTGCCGAAACAATTGGATGCAGAAGAGTTGAAAACGATCATCGCTGCTATCATCGCTGATACGGGAGCGTCATCGGCAGCAGATATGGGGAAAGTAATGGGAGCAGCAAACAAACAACTCGCCGGACAAGCTGATGGTAAAACGATCAGTGCAGTTGTAAAAGAACTTCTCAGTAAATAATAACAATGCTTGATATCATTGTAATTATAGCAATGGCATTTGCAGTGATAAAGGGCATTCGTAATGGCCTGATAATCGCCGTATTTTCCATTCTTGCATTTGTAATAGGATTAGCTGCAGCATTGAAGCTTAGTACTGTAGTGGCTGCATGGCTTTCACAATCTACCAATATCAATATGCAATGGCTGCCGTTCATTGCGTTTGCATTGGTGTTTTTCATCACTGTATTTGCAATACGTTTTGTTGCAAAGTTGATTGAGAAAGCGGTTGATATGGCCTGGATGGGTTGGATGAATAAACTGGCAGGTGTACTTGTATATGCTGTGCTTTATGCACTCATTTTAAGTGTACTGTTTTTTTATGCGGCACAGATGAAATTAATTACAGCTGAAGCAATTGCAGCATCACGCACATACGCCATTATTCAACCGTTTGGACCAAAAGTTATTGAAATGATCGGCATTGTAATTCCAATTTTCAGCAACATGTTTACAGAGCTGGAAGCCTACTTTGAAAAGCTCGGTAGCCAACTGCAGCGGCAATAGCATCATTCTGCAACTGAATTACAATTTTTCACTCAAATCGACTATTTTAGCAATTAACAACCGTTATTTGCTGCCAGTACATGAACTACGAAATTATACAGGAAGGAAAATTTAAGTATATCGAAGCAGGCGAAGGCGAGCCGTTGATGTTGCTTCATGGGTTATTTGGTGCATTGAGTAACTTCAAGGACCTGATCGACTATTTCAGCCAGCGAAATAAAGTGGTGGTTCCCATGCTGCCTTTATTTGAATTGGATCTGTTACATACAACAGTTGGTGGCCTGGAGAAGTATGTTCAAAAGTTCATTGAGTACAAAAATTATAACAATATTCATTTATTAGGTAATTCATTGGGTGGTCATGTGGCGTTGGTGCATGTGTTGAAACATCCTGAGCGGATCAAGTCGCTCATATTAACGGGCAGCTCCGGGTTGTTTGAAAATGGAATGGGCGATACTTATCCTAAGCGTGGCGATTATGAATACATTCGTAAAAAAACGGAAGTAACATTCTACGACCCTGCCATGGCAACCAAGGAACTAGTAGATGAAGTGTATGAAATTGTAAATGTGCGGTTGAAAGTAATTAAGGTGATCGCATTGGCAAAAAGTGCCATCCGCAATAATCTTGGCGATGAGTTGAAAGAAATTCAAACACCAACTTTACTTATTTGGGGGAATAATGATACTATTACACCTCCGTTTGTAGGGAAAGAATTTAACAAGCTGATTCCAAACTCTGAATTGCATTTAATTGATAAATGCGGCCACGCCCCCATGATGGAGCGACCGGATGAGTTTAACGAAATATTAAACGGGTTTCTTACCAAGTTGAATACCCCGGTACCCGTCTAAAGAAGAAACAAATGACAATGACAGCAGCCGAACTCATATCAAATCACATACCCACACTACAAGCCACAGATACGGTTCGGCAGGCGATGGATTTCATGAAAGAGCATCGGGTTACAGAATTACCTGTTGTAAAAGATCTCAAATACATTGGTTTGGTACATGAAGAAGACCTCGAAGATAAGGAGGTGACATTAGCAGTGGAAACCATGCTGCACAATGGTGTGCCCGCCCGTATTAACCCTGCTGACTTTTTTCTTGTTCCATTAAAAATCATGCATCAGCAAAAGCTGAGTGTGTTACCGGTGGTGAAAGAAGATGGGGAATTGATGGGCATCATTACAATGGAAGATCTGTTACAGGCAACAGCACACTATAATTCAGCAGCAATTCCAGGCGGAATAATTATTCTGCAAATGTCGCCCAACAGCTTTTATATTTCTGAGATCGGCCGCATTGTTGAATCGAACAATGCAAAGATCATTCACCTCAATACCTGGACCGATCCTTCAACCGGTGAATTAATGGTGGCTATCAAAGTAAACAAAAGCGATATTCAGGATATCCTTTCATCATTTGAACGATACGAGTATAATATCATCCAATATTTTGGTGAAAATCTTTCGGAAGAGGAACTGCGCCTTAATTACGACCACCTCATGAATTATCTTAACATTTAGATTGTTCAACGGTATCTTTTTTCTCCTCAAATCATAGTACATTTAAGGTTCTGTTCTTAGCGGAAAACTATCTATGCTGCCGAAATTTTTTTATAGTATTTTTTTCTTTTTTCTTTTTCACTTGCTGTCTGCAAACATTTGTGCACAGCCTTCTGTTGCCATAGATACGGCAAAAGAAAAACTGCAAAAAATCATTCGTCAATTTCCTGATTCTGCTGAACTTGTTATACGGACTCTTATTGTAACAGGAAATAAAAAAACAAAGGAATATATTATTCTTCGTGAAGTTCCTTTTCGGGCAGGTTCAAAATTTTTTACTAATCAACTGGAAGAGCAAATTGAGCAGGCAAGGGTGAATGTGTTGAACACGTTACTTTTTCTTGAAGTTATTCCCCGCATTGTTTCGTGGGATGAAAAAAATATTGATCTCGTATTTGATGTAAAAGAACGATGGTATTTGTTTCCCTTTCCCTATTTTAAATTGGTAGACCGAAACCCCAATCAATGGCTGGTAGAACAAGGTGGAAGTCTTGAACGGGTAAATTATGGTTTGAAATTAAATTGGGATAATGTATCGGGCCGTAGAGATAAACTCAACTTCAATTTTATCAACGGCTATACAAGAGAGTATTCCATTTTTTACGAACAGCCTTATGCCGATAAAAAACTGGAAAGAGGTTTTCTCGGAGGCATCTATTACAAGCAGTCACGCCAAATGACCTATGCAACAGATAGTAATAAACAGGTGTTCTTTCCCGTTAGTAATGCACAGATCAATGAGTTTGTACGCACCACTTTTAAAATTGAGGCAGGTTATTCGATCAGGAAAGGAGTGAACCACCGGCATACATTCCGTTTAAATTATGTAGATGAAAAAATTCCTGATAGTGTTAATCAGCTCATTGCCGATAATTCACTAAAAGGATTTCTTCCGTATTTTAACAACAACAAAATACGGCAGGCATATGGTGAGTTTGTGTACAGCTATCAATATTTCAATGCCAATAACAATGTATATCCCTGGAAGGGATTTCTTTTCAGTGGCATCTTTACACAAAGAGGATTAGGTGCAAAGGGAATGAACTTGTGGCAGTTCTCCGGTAAAGCCGGAAAGTTTTTCCAGCTGTCGAAAAAAACCTCTGTTTCAACGGTTGGTTATTATATTGTGAAAGTGCCGTTTCAGCAACCAATGTATAACATGGGCGCATTGGGATATGGCGATTATTTCCTGCGTGGATTGGAATACTATGTGATCGACGGCGTGCAGGCTGGCATATTAAAAGGAACGATCCGGCAAGAGATCCTGAATTTGAATGTGCCTACATTCATTATTAAAAATGAGAAGTACAAAAAAATACCGTTCAAGATAGTAGCTAAAGTTTATGGTGATATTGGAGCAAGCCACTTGCCGGCTTATACAAACAGTATTCTAAACAACAGGTTTTTATATACATATGGTGCAGGTATAGATGTATTAAGCTATTACGATTTTGTTGCACGCTTCGAATATTCCTTTAACCAGTTGGGTGAAAAGGGATTATTTTTACATGTACGCAGAGATTTTTAAAAAAATACTGCAGCGGTTGATGAATTGTTGCTTACCTCATAAAATCAACAAACTTCAACCCATACGAAAAAATAACAGCTGATGAAAGTAGCTATTTACAGCAGGGTATATGAATCGGATCAGAAAGAAGATATTCAGCGATT
It encodes the following:
- the murA gene encoding UDP-N-acetylglucosamine 1-carboxyvinyltransferase: MHSFEVRGGKKLNGEIVPQGAKNEALQIISAVLLTPEKVTITNIPDIVDVNLLIELLGDMHVKIERPQRDTCIFQADDIDIDYLHGEAFKKKSGRLRGSVMLAGPLLARYQKAFIPKPGGDKIGRRRLDTHIIGFEKLGADFNYHPEDGFFHLTTAELKGVDMLLDEPSVTGTANIVMAASMATGTTTIYNAACEPYIQQLCAMLNRMGAKISGVGSNLLTIEGVDYLGGTAHRILPDMIEVGSFIGLAAMTQSDITIKGAGVDQLGIIPEKFRQLGIQLNIDGDDIHIPEQEMYEVQRYFDGGVLTIYDHPWPGFTPDLLSIVLVTAIQAKGSVLIHQKMFESRLFFVDKLIDMGAQIILCDPHRAVVIGLEREQKLRGITMSSPDIRAGQALLIAALSAEGKSTIQNIEQIDRGYQYIDERLRKLGADIKRVEG
- a CDS encoding DUF4290 domain-containing protein — translated: MEYNTTRNHLTIREYGRHIQKMVDHILTIEDRSKRQEQAYVVIELMGFLNPHLKNVEDFRHKLWDHLFLISDFKLDVESPYPIPTRESLKAKPEPLPYPKRYPRLNHLGKNIEIVIDKALKEENPEKKQGFANAIAYYMKLSYNNWHKENIHDDAIQAELSAITKGELEFNNRPFVRQYRPSDDFRENRGGSGGGKFKKHFQQRSGSGGGRDNRGGSGRDNRGGGGGGGKFKKRY
- a CDS encoding T9SS type A sorting domain-containing protein, which encodes MTRTLFLSLVAIIATAFNATAQVPKLSSNPSASATIFLDFDGHTVQTPYWNGGTRFYATPSGLSTEKITTAFYQIAEDFSPFNLNITTDSTAYFAAPINKRQRIIITAYSSWYGSAGGVAYLNCFTWGLEIPGFVFANLLGYNEKNIGEASSHETGHTLGLNHQTLYDANCNFVYEYNPGSGSGTTSWAPIMGNSYGKTLTLWHKGTTTQGCSKLQDDLAILSNSTNGFGLKVDSVGNTHRTSTQVSMTSGAPLNSPTPATKSFTVESEINTSDDVDIFRIDITEASRYQMTANPAPSGTTKPNVDLQLSILNDRGNELMSYNPASTLGVSIDSMFTPGTYYLKLSNAANTNVSNYGMLGDYVVSGAALPSTLPIQSMKLTGKAVNNKHELNWNIIADEPIESIVVETSTTGSSFTSLQSVNSSRTRFDHQPTEKKTVFYRLFVTTASQLKYYSNVVALREVGNSSKFDVVTNIINKNEVAINSNGSYNWRILDMSGRALANGKTSTGFNLLQTGAITSGMYLLQIIDGNEITTEKIVKQ
- a CDS encoding glycosyltransferase family 4 protein, with the translated sequence MVIAINTKALLPGKMEGYGYYIEEIFSRIAIRHPEHQFYFLFDRPFDQRFVYATNIQPVIVNPQARLPILWQLWYNWKLPAVLRKIKADVFVSPDGFCSLRTKVPQCLVVHDLAFLHYPHFINKPHLRFYKKYTGRFLEKAKLVVTVSAFSKNDIISHYPIKPDKIHIAGNAPNVVFQPLEFEEKERIKERYSAGCEYFIYTGSVHPRKNLINLLKAFSQFKKWQRSNMKLVIAGRLAWKTDEFTKLLSTFKFRNDVILTGYLEKKELAALVASAYAMVYPSFFEGFGVPPLEALQCHVPAIVSNNSAMPEVGGDAYLYIDPERVDDMAEKMLLIYKDEALRSRLIENGKKRLPQFSWDAAAEKMWSCIELAAVTE
- the gldC gene encoding gliding motility protein GldC; translation: MHKSNISIDVYLDDQKVPEQIKWKASDSNADMEQVAKAMMVAFWDGADKSALRIDLWTKEMMVDEMADFYYQLLMTMADTFNRATNQPQLSEEMKAFAKDFMQKFKKEQLKQNQ
- a CDS encoding GatB/YqeY domain-containing protein; amino-acid sequence: MSLETQIMAQMKDAMKAKDEAGLRGLRAIKAAILLAKTSGGSGELTSDDEVKLLQKLVKQRKDSLDIYRQQNRADLAQKEEEEIAIIEKFLPKQLDAEELKTIIAAIIADTGASSAADMGKVMGAANKQLAGQADGKTISAVVKELLSK
- a CDS encoding CvpA family protein, producing MLDIIVIIAMAFAVIKGIRNGLIIAVFSILAFVIGLAAALKLSTVVAAWLSQSTNINMQWLPFIAFALVFFITVFAIRFVAKLIEKAVDMAWMGWMNKLAGVLVYAVLYALILSVLFFYAAQMKLITAEAIAASRTYAIIQPFGPKVIEMIGIVIPIFSNMFTELEAYFEKLGSQLQRQ
- a CDS encoding alpha/beta fold hydrolase — its product is MNYEIIQEGKFKYIEAGEGEPLMLLHGLFGALSNFKDLIDYFSQRNKVVVPMLPLFELDLLHTTVGGLEKYVQKFIEYKNYNNIHLLGNSLGGHVALVHVLKHPERIKSLILTGSSGLFENGMGDTYPKRGDYEYIRKKTEVTFYDPAMATKELVDEVYEIVNVRLKVIKVIALAKSAIRNNLGDELKEIQTPTLLIWGNNDTITPPFVGKEFNKLIPNSELHLIDKCGHAPMMERPDEFNEILNGFLTKLNTPVPV
- a CDS encoding CBS domain-containing protein, whose protein sequence is MTAAELISNHIPTLQATDTVRQAMDFMKEHRVTELPVVKDLKYIGLVHEEDLEDKEVTLAVETMLHNGVPARINPADFFLVPLKIMHQQKLSVLPVVKEDGELMGIITMEDLLQATAHYNSAAIPGGIIILQMSPNSFYISEIGRIVESNNAKIIHLNTWTDPSTGELMVAIKVNKSDIQDILSSFERYEYNIIQYFGENLSEEELRLNYDHLMNYLNI
- a CDS encoding POTRA domain-containing protein, whose amino-acid sequence is MLPKFFYSIFFFFLFHLLSANICAQPSVAIDTAKEKLQKIIRQFPDSAELVIRTLIVTGNKKTKEYIILREVPFRAGSKFFTNQLEEQIEQARVNVLNTLLFLEVIPRIVSWDEKNIDLVFDVKERWYLFPFPYFKLVDRNPNQWLVEQGGSLERVNYGLKLNWDNVSGRRDKLNFNFINGYTREYSIFYEQPYADKKLERGFLGGIYYKQSRQMTYATDSNKQVFFPVSNAQINEFVRTTFKIEAGYSIRKGVNHRHTFRLNYVDEKIPDSVNQLIADNSLKGFLPYFNNNKIRQAYGEFVYSYQYFNANNNVYPWKGFLFSGIFTQRGLGAKGMNLWQFSGKAGKFFQLSKKTSVSTVGYYIVKVPFQQPMYNMGALGYGDYFLRGLEYYVIDGVQAGILKGTIRQEILNLNVPTFIIKNEKYKKIPFKIVAKVYGDIGASHLPAYTNSILNNRFLYTYGAGIDVLSYYDFVARFEYSFNQLGEKGLFLHVRRDF